Proteins from a genomic interval of Anatilimnocola floriformis:
- the xdhB gene encoding xanthine dehydrogenase molybdopterin binding subunit, with amino-acid sequence MSIVGQSIAHDSAVGHVTGSAPFIEDLPLPHDALHVGFAGSKFASGKVLSIDVSAALKIPGVVAIYTAHDMPGENFFGPHFRDEPFLAEGEVLYVGQPVVAIAAESLQALAVAREKVKIEIEPIEPILSIERSMELGRFIGPGRKIIKGDAPAEIKNAPRQLSGVFHIGGQEQFYLESQAAIAYPGEQGQVVVHSSTQNPTEVQHVVADALGLSQHQVVCLCKRMGGGFGGKETQAVIPAVLVALVAFKTGRTARIVYSKDDDMCSTGKRHAYRVEWQAGFDLQGRIAGVAVKFFSNGGCSADLSLAVLERSLLHFDNSYYLPHVEMIGQVCFTNIPSNTAFRGFGGPQGMIAIENIISEIARDLQLDPYQVQLRNLYGVDERNITPYGQIVRKNHLPEIMSTLAASSQYHARRTAIETANSKDKLKLRGIAITPMKFGISFTTKFLNQGNALVNLYTDGTIQVSTGATEMGQGVNTKIRQLVADEFGLPFDRVLLMPTSTEKNPNTSPTAASASTDLNGTAAVRACQILKDRLAPFAAAKLAVWDLGVSESAECIHFENGEVFDRRNPEQRIPFGQLCREARLARIDLGARGFYATPGVDYNRDTGRGNPFLYYTQGAAVAEVEIDRFTGDLRVPRVDLLIDIGQSINPAIDRGQVIGGFIQGMGWVTAEALIYNDKGALLSHSPTTYKIPAITDLPPILNCEFFDNDDNTENVARSKAVGEPPLMLAISVWTAVKHAISQAVPSEDLRVPATGEEILRQLSRQFSRAKAMGIGSIASAIESV; translated from the coding sequence ATGAGCATTGTGGGCCAATCGATCGCGCACGACTCTGCCGTCGGCCATGTCACCGGCAGTGCGCCATTCATCGAAGATTTGCCGCTGCCGCACGACGCGCTGCATGTCGGCTTTGCCGGCAGCAAGTTTGCCAGCGGCAAGGTTCTGTCGATTGATGTTTCGGCAGCGTTGAAAATTCCCGGCGTGGTTGCGATCTACACCGCCCACGACATGCCGGGCGAAAACTTCTTTGGCCCGCACTTTCGCGACGAACCGTTTCTCGCCGAAGGAGAAGTGCTGTACGTCGGTCAGCCGGTGGTCGCCATCGCAGCCGAATCGCTGCAGGCTTTGGCTGTCGCGCGCGAAAAAGTAAAGATTGAAATCGAACCAATCGAGCCGATCCTGAGCATCGAGCGCTCGATGGAACTCGGCCGATTCATTGGACCGGGGCGAAAGATCATCAAGGGAGATGCACCTGCCGAAATCAAAAACGCGCCGCGGCAACTCAGCGGCGTGTTTCACATCGGCGGCCAGGAGCAGTTTTATCTCGAGTCGCAAGCCGCCATCGCTTATCCGGGCGAGCAAGGCCAGGTGGTCGTTCACAGCTCGACGCAGAACCCCACCGAGGTTCAGCACGTCGTCGCCGATGCCCTTGGCTTGTCGCAGCATCAGGTCGTCTGCCTTTGCAAACGAATGGGCGGCGGCTTTGGCGGCAAAGAGACGCAAGCCGTCATTCCCGCCGTGCTCGTCGCGCTGGTCGCATTCAAAACGGGGCGCACCGCGCGAATCGTCTACAGCAAAGACGACGACATGTGCTCGACCGGCAAGCGGCATGCTTATCGCGTCGAGTGGCAAGCGGGCTTCGATCTGCAAGGTCGCATCGCTGGCGTCGCCGTGAAGTTTTTCTCCAACGGCGGTTGCTCTGCCGACTTGTCGCTCGCGGTGCTCGAGCGTTCGCTGCTTCACTTCGACAATTCGTATTATCTGCCGCATGTCGAAATGATCGGCCAGGTTTGCTTCACGAATATTCCGTCGAATACTGCCTTCCGCGGCTTCGGTGGGCCGCAGGGAATGATCGCGATCGAGAACATCATCAGCGAGATCGCTCGCGATTTGCAGCTTGATCCGTACCAAGTGCAGCTGCGCAATCTTTACGGCGTGGATGAAAGGAATATTACTCCTTACGGCCAAATTGTGCGGAAGAACCATCTGCCGGAGATCATGTCGACGCTGGCCGCCAGTTCGCAATATCACGCGCGGCGGACTGCGATCGAGACAGCGAACAGCAAGGACAAACTAAAACTCCGCGGCATCGCCATCACGCCGATGAAGTTCGGCATTTCGTTCACGACGAAATTTCTCAACCAGGGAAATGCGCTCGTCAATCTGTACACCGACGGCACGATTCAGGTCTCGACCGGCGCGACCGAAATGGGCCAAGGAGTGAACACGAAGATCCGACAACTCGTCGCCGATGAATTCGGCCTGCCGTTCGATCGCGTCCTCCTCATGCCGACGTCGACGGAGAAAAACCCGAACACGTCGCCGACGGCCGCTTCGGCTTCGACCGATCTGAACGGTACCGCCGCGGTGCGGGCTTGTCAGATTTTGAAAGACCGTCTCGCACCATTTGCTGCGGCCAAACTTGCGGTGTGGGATCTCGGCGTAAGCGAGTCTGCCGAGTGCATTCATTTCGAAAACGGCGAAGTCTTCGACCGCCGCAATCCAGAGCAGCGCATTCCCTTCGGCCAACTTTGCCGCGAAGCCCGTCTGGCCCGGATCGATCTTGGCGCGCGGGGTTTTTACGCGACTCCCGGCGTCGATTACAACCGCGACACGGGCCGCGGCAATCCGTTTCTGTATTACACGCAAGGCGCCGCCGTCGCCGAGGTCGAGATCGATCGCTTCACCGGCGATCTACGCGTGCCGCGGGTCGATCTGCTGATCGACATCGGCCAATCGATCAACCCTGCCATCGACCGCGGCCAGGTGATCGGCGGCTTCATACAAGGGATGGGCTGGGTCACTGCCGAGGCGTTGATTTACAACGACAAAGGCGCGCTCCTTTCGCATTCGCCCACGACCTACAAAATTCCTGCCATCACCGACCTGCCGCCGATTCTCAACTGCGAGTTTTTTGACAACGACGACAACACCGAAAACGTCGCCCGCAGCAAAGCCGTCGGCGAACCACCCCTGATGCTTGCCATCAGCGTGTGGACCGCAGTGAAACACGCCATCTCGCAAGCCGTGCCGTCGGAAGATCTGCGCGTGCCGGCTACCGGTGAAGAAATCCTGCGGCAATTGTCGCGGCAGTTCTCGCGGGCGAAAGCGATGGGGATAGGCTCGATTGCTTCAGCAATCGAGTCCGTGTAG
- a CDS encoding xanthine dehydrogenase small subunit has product MREHLVLYVNGRRHEVRGSDAFLTLSEYLRTRLRLTGTKIVCSEGDCGSCSVLVGRFYEGTPEGAYDDRLEYHVVDSCIQLMFQLDGTHIVTVEGLRRGDELSPVQSSMVELHGSQCGYCTPGFAVAMTGLLENKSQPTEEEWRCGLTGNLCRCTGYSSILAAAMQAAGANPEKIVALYPEFEMCQEFQPLARTAFHLRDGSREVYGPIDTHDAVSYLVANPAAKVVSGGTDVGVQLNKRMIAPEKFVSLNRIRNLQGVGIVYKDGKFDGSICCGAAATWSELLPPYFLAEFPSQLGEIVAVFGSPQIRNVGTIGGNLVNASPIADSIPFFMVMDAMLLIVGPERKSRVVNINDFYLGYRKTALQPAELLTGLTFFPPAANQQLSLYKISRRRDLDISTFTAAILLTIENETIVEARIALGAVGPTVIRVKQTEAFLKDKPFSESTMQAAGELAAQEVTPISDVRGSADFRWQLVRNVFLKFFHERRSVAA; this is encoded by the coding sequence ATGCGTGAGCATCTCGTTTTGTATGTCAACGGCCGCCGCCATGAAGTCAGGGGGAGCGATGCGTTCCTCACCCTCTCGGAGTATCTCCGCACGCGACTCCGCCTGACCGGTACGAAGATCGTGTGCAGCGAAGGGGATTGCGGTTCGTGCAGCGTGCTGGTGGGACGCTTTTATGAGGGAACGCCGGAAGGTGCATATGACGACAGACTTGAGTATCACGTCGTTGATTCGTGCATTCAGCTGATGTTCCAGCTCGACGGCACGCACATCGTTACCGTCGAAGGGTTGCGACGCGGCGATGAACTTTCACCTGTGCAAAGTTCGATGGTCGAACTGCATGGCTCGCAATGCGGCTATTGCACGCCCGGATTTGCCGTCGCCATGACGGGGTTGCTGGAAAACAAATCGCAGCCGACCGAAGAAGAATGGCGCTGCGGCCTGACGGGCAATCTTTGTCGCTGCACCGGTTACTCGTCGATTCTCGCGGCGGCGATGCAAGCAGCTGGGGCGAATCCGGAAAAAATTGTGGCCTTGTATCCTGAGTTCGAAATGTGCCAGGAGTTTCAGCCCTTGGCCCGGACCGCATTCCATCTTCGCGATGGTTCGCGAGAAGTATATGGACCGATCGATACGCACGATGCCGTAAGTTATCTCGTCGCAAATCCGGCCGCTAAAGTAGTGTCTGGTGGCACAGATGTGGGGGTGCAGCTCAACAAGCGAATGATCGCCCCTGAGAAATTCGTGTCGCTCAATCGAATTCGAAATTTGCAAGGTGTGGGTATCGTTTACAAAGATGGCAAATTCGATGGCTCCATTTGTTGCGGCGCTGCGGCAACTTGGAGCGAATTATTACCGCCCTATTTTCTAGCCGAATTCCCTTCCCAGCTTGGCGAAATCGTTGCGGTGTTTGGCTCACCGCAGATCCGCAATGTCGGTACGATCGGCGGCAACCTCGTTAATGCTTCGCCGATCGCTGATTCCATTCCGTTCTTCATGGTCATGGATGCCATGCTGTTGATCGTCGGACCAGAACGCAAATCCCGCGTGGTGAACATCAACGACTTCTATTTGGGCTACCGCAAAACAGCCTTGCAACCTGCTGAACTTCTCACCGGTTTAACATTTTTTCCGCCTGCTGCGAATCAACAACTCTCTCTCTACAAAATCTCCCGGCGGCGTGATCTCGATATCTCCACCTTCACCGCCGCGATCTTGCTCACCATCGAAAACGAAACGATCGTCGAAGCTCGCATCGCGCTCGGCGCGGTTGGGCCGACGGTAATCAGAGTCAAACAGACCGAAGCCTTTTTGAAAGACAAACCGTTCAGCGAGAGCACGATGCAAGCCGCCGGTGAACTAGCGGCGCAGGAAGTGACGCCGATCAGCGATGTTCGCGGGAGTGCCGATTTTCGCTGGCAGCTGGTGCGGAATGTCTTCTTGAAATTCTTCCACGAGCGACGGAGCGTGGCGGCATGA
- a CDS encoding allantoate amidohydrolase, translating to MNHPPQDDVLLAELAQRTLDRCEAAAAFTEEPGRITRTFCSSAMADLHVALRDWMEAAGLTCRVDAAGNLFGRLESPLLDNAQTLLIGSHLDSVPNAGRYDGVLGVMLGLALVEAVQRSDLRLPFALEVVGFSEEEGVRYGVPFIGSRALVGDCDEALLQRKDANGVSVAEALGHFSCDAAQIQSCELPAKKYVAYLEPHIEQGPVLESEDQPLSIVTAIAGQTRAAVRFVGAAGHAGTVPMELRKDALCAAAEWIIEVEKAAQQTLGLVATVGTIEVSPGAGNVIPGEARLRLDIRHTDDKIRQAAVEHLIRLGKDLQQTRNIEFQFTTAHEHSAVAMDAAITTMLKQGIAAAGHRTMELPSGAGHDAAVMARRWPSAMLFIRCRGGVSHHPDEAVTLADVTAALTAIWHFGRRLNSKILSDYF from the coding sequence GTGAATCACCCACCCCAAGACGACGTTCTCCTCGCGGAGCTGGCGCAGCGCACGCTCGATCGCTGCGAGGCCGCCGCGGCGTTTACCGAAGAGCCCGGCCGGATCACGCGGACGTTCTGCTCCTCCGCGATGGCCGATTTGCATGTGGCGCTGCGGGATTGGATGGAAGCGGCGGGCCTGACCTGCCGGGTCGATGCGGCGGGAAATCTCTTCGGCAGGCTGGAATCGCCGTTGCTAGATAATGCTCAGACGCTGCTGATTGGCTCGCATCTCGACAGCGTGCCGAATGCCGGTCGATATGACGGCGTGCTGGGTGTGATGCTCGGCCTGGCGCTCGTGGAAGCCGTGCAGCGCAGTGATTTGCGGTTGCCGTTTGCACTGGAGGTCGTCGGCTTTAGTGAGGAAGAAGGAGTCCGCTACGGCGTGCCGTTTATTGGTTCGCGGGCGCTCGTTGGGGACTGCGACGAAGCATTACTTCAACGTAAGGACGCAAATGGCGTTTCTGTGGCTGAAGCGCTGGGCCACTTTAGCTGCGATGCTGCGCAAATTCAGTCCTGCGAACTGCCGGCGAAAAAATACGTCGCCTATCTCGAGCCGCACATCGAACAAGGGCCTGTGCTGGAGAGTGAAGATCAGCCGCTGAGCATCGTCACCGCGATCGCCGGCCAAACGCGGGCAGCCGTGCGGTTTGTCGGCGCGGCAGGCCATGCGGGAACGGTGCCGATGGAGTTAAGAAAGGACGCACTCTGCGCCGCGGCCGAATGGATTATCGAAGTCGAGAAAGCGGCTCAGCAAACGCTCGGCCTGGTCGCCACGGTCGGCACGATTGAAGTTTCTCCCGGCGCGGGCAATGTCATCCCCGGCGAAGCTCGGCTTCGACTCGACATTCGCCACACCGACGACAAAATTCGCCAGGCCGCGGTCGAGCATCTCATTCGCCTTGGCAAAGATTTGCAGCAGACGAGAAATATCGAATTCCAATTCACAACCGCTCATGAACACTCTGCCGTGGCGATGGATGCTGCGATCACCACGATGCTGAAGCAAGGCATCGCGGCTGCCGGACATCGGACGATGGAACTGCCGAGCGGCGCGGGTCACGATGCCGCCGTGATGGCCCGCCGCTGGCCCTCGGCTATGCTATTTATTCGTTGCCGCGGCGGCGTGAGTCATCATCCGGATGAAGCGGTGACGCTCGCCGATGTTACCGCAGCCCTCACGGCGATATGGCATTTCGGACGACGGTTGAATTCTAAAATCCTGAGCGACTACTTCTAA
- the allE gene encoding (S)-ureidoglycine aminohydrolase, protein MDIFGSSRSRIARNYALLTPDTHVPSPLIGWENATAYFHITPEMGARFQQYTAVLAPGGKGIEPSAAIERLFFVQEGNPSVEVSGKTTSLKPGSFAFLPAGTAHKISTKDATKLIVFEKKYLPLAGVNSPPVVIGHEDDIEAKAFLGDEDARLKTLLPIDPAFDMAVNIFTYQPGATLPFVEIHVMEHGLQMIQGSGVYRLGDDYMPVAAGDIIWMASYCPQWFVAMGKQPARYIYYKDIHRDGLELRG, encoded by the coding sequence ATGGACATCTTCGGCTCATCTCGTTCCCGCATTGCTCGCAACTACGCGCTCCTCACACCCGATACGCACGTGCCGTCGCCGCTGATCGGCTGGGAGAACGCGACGGCGTATTTTCACATCACGCCGGAGATGGGTGCGCGGTTTCAGCAATACACAGCCGTCCTCGCGCCGGGCGGCAAAGGGATCGAACCAAGCGCTGCGATCGAGCGGTTGTTTTTTGTGCAAGAAGGTAATCCGAGCGTTGAAGTCTCGGGCAAAACAACCTCGCTGAAGCCTGGCTCGTTTGCATTTCTGCCGGCAGGAACCGCGCACAAGATTTCCACCAAGGACGCAACCAAGCTCATCGTCTTCGAAAAGAAATACCTCCCGCTCGCCGGTGTGAATTCGCCGCCGGTCGTGATCGGTCACGAAGACGACATCGAAGCCAAGGCGTTTCTCGGCGATGAAGATGCGCGGCTGAAAACACTGCTGCCGATCGATCCCGCGTTCGACATGGCCGTCAATATTTTCACGTATCAGCCCGGCGCCACGCTGCCGTTTGTCGAGATTCATGTGATGGAGCACGGCCTGCAGATGATCCAGGGTTCGGGCGTGTATCGACTGGGCGATGATTACATGCCGGTGGCGGCCGGCGACATCATCTGGATGGCTTCGTATTGCCCGCAGTGGTTCGTGGCGATGGGGAAGCAGCCGGCGCGATACATTTATTACAAAGACATTCACCGCGATGGCTTGGAGTTGCGAGGATGA
- a CDS encoding M20 family metallo-hydrolase produces MSALSLSVSAERVCRQLDELAAFSDAPAPAVTRVLFTPTDMQGRAFIKRLMEDAGLSFRVDAAGNLFGRWIGSEPNQPAVATGSHCDAIPHSGRYDGTVGVIGAIEAVVSLKAAGFQPRRSIDVIMFNAEEPTRYGIGCLGSRIMSGRLSPEAAGELRDQDGETFETTRKSSGCLGKLPSVRISPSKYSAFVELHIEQGPLLEKQNLPIGVVTAVAAPAAFRVTFHGEGGHAGAVLMHERKDALLPAAELTVAVERAAMELGGKDTVATVGILDVHPHAINSIPSRAEMTVDVRDIDLQRRDLVLEVIKRYAAEVAQNRGMKMNLEMINADPPAKCDVQVIAAIQAAAEEAKLPALPMISRAYHDSLFMALIAPTSMIFIPCRGGVSHRPDEYASPAAIRGGVEVLARTLARLSHS; encoded by the coding sequence ATGAGCGCCTTGTCGCTGTCAGTTTCCGCCGAGCGCGTCTGCCGCCAATTGGACGAGCTCGCTGCCTTTTCGGATGCTCCCGCACCGGCGGTGACGCGAGTTCTCTTCACACCGACGGACATGCAAGGTCGGGCGTTTATCAAACGCCTGATGGAAGATGCCGGCTTGTCCTTTCGCGTCGATGCGGCAGGAAATCTGTTCGGTCGCTGGATTGGCAGTGAACCAAACCAACCAGCCGTGGCCACGGGTTCGCACTGCGATGCAATTCCCCACAGCGGCCGCTACGACGGCACGGTGGGTGTGATCGGCGCGATCGAAGCGGTGGTGTCACTAAAAGCAGCCGGCTTTCAGCCGCGGCGGTCGATCGATGTGATCATGTTCAACGCCGAAGAGCCGACGCGCTATGGCATTGGTTGTCTTGGTAGTCGGATTATGAGTGGACGACTTTCTCCAGAAGCGGCGGGCGAATTGCGTGATCAAGACGGCGAGACGTTTGAAACGACGCGTAAGAGCTCAGGCTGTCTCGGTAAGCTTCCGAGTGTGCGAATTTCGCCGAGCAAGTACAGTGCGTTCGTCGAACTCCACATCGAACAAGGCCCGCTGCTCGAAAAGCAAAACCTGCCGATCGGAGTAGTGACTGCCGTCGCGGCCCCGGCAGCATTTCGAGTGACGTTCCACGGCGAGGGAGGCCATGCCGGAGCGGTGCTGATGCACGAACGCAAAGATGCACTGCTACCGGCCGCAGAATTGACGGTTGCCGTGGAGCGTGCAGCGATGGAACTCGGCGGGAAGGATACGGTCGCAACCGTCGGCATTCTCGACGTCCATCCGCATGCGATCAACAGCATTCCGAGCCGGGCCGAGATGACCGTCGATGTGCGCGATATTGATTTGCAACGGCGCGACCTGGTGCTGGAAGTGATCAAGCGATACGCCGCTGAAGTTGCCCAGAATCGCGGCATGAAGATGAATCTCGAAATGATCAACGCCGACCCACCGGCGAAGTGCGACGTGCAAGTCATCGCCGCCATCCAAGCGGCTGCCGAAGAAGCCAAGCTTCCCGCCCTACCGATGATTAGTCGGGCGTATCACGATTCGCTGTTCATGGCCCTCATCGCGCCGACGTCGATGATTTTTATTCCCTGTCGCGGCGGTGTGAGTCATCGGCCCGATGAATATGCTTCGCCCGCAGCGATTCGCGGCGGCGTTGAAGTGCTTGCCCGCACGCTGGCCCGTTTATCTCATTCGTAA
- the pucL gene encoding factor-independent urate hydroxylase, whose product MAHLQSQSYGKSRVRLSHIERKAERHEFLEVTTAISLDGDFAAAFTSADNHLIVATDTMKNTVYLLAHEHGVPSIEAFGLRLAQHFLDQYPHVTQVRVSLEEKPWQRLAIAGEPHPHSFVATSERHICEIAATRTATKMTSGMTDLQVLKTTGSGFANFHRDEYTSLPETNDRIFATTIEANWPCSNLPDDWSTARQNIRAAILKIFAENFSPSVQATLFEMAEAAFVACSQIDEITITMPNQHHIPFNFTPFGKTNANITFIPTDEPHGLISGTVRRGEKKC is encoded by the coding sequence TTGGCCCATTTGCAAAGTCAGAGTTACGGCAAGAGTCGCGTTCGGCTGTCGCACATCGAGCGGAAAGCCGAGCGTCACGAGTTCCTGGAAGTGACCACCGCGATCTCGCTCGATGGCGATTTTGCCGCTGCGTTCACGTCGGCAGATAATCATCTGATCGTCGCCACCGACACGATGAAGAACACGGTTTACCTGCTCGCGCACGAGCACGGCGTGCCGTCGATCGAAGCCTTCGGCTTGCGGCTGGCCCAGCATTTTCTCGATCAATATCCGCACGTCACGCAGGTCCGCGTCTCGCTCGAAGAGAAACCGTGGCAGCGCCTGGCCATCGCCGGCGAGCCGCATCCGCACAGCTTTGTCGCGACCAGCGAGCGTCACATCTGCGAAATCGCCGCGACCCGCACGGCAACGAAGATGACGTCGGGCATGACCGACCTGCAAGTGCTGAAAACCACGGGCTCCGGCTTTGCGAATTTTCATCGCGACGAGTACACCTCGCTGCCGGAAACCAACGACCGCATCTTCGCCACAACGATCGAAGCCAACTGGCCCTGCAGCAACCTGCCCGACGACTGGAGCACCGCGCGCCAAAACATTCGCGCAGCCATCTTAAAAATCTTCGCCGAGAACTTCAGCCCTTCGGTGCAAGCGACCCTCTTCGAAATGGCCGAAGCAGCTTTCGTCGCCTGCTCGCAGATCGACGAAATCACCATCACGATGCCGAACCAACATCACATTCCGTTCAACTTCACCCCGTTCGGTAAGACGAATGCGAACATCACGTTCATCCCCACCGATGAACCGCATGGCCTGATCAGCGGGACGGTGCGAAGGGGAGAGAAAAAGTGCTGA
- the allB gene encoding allantoinase AllB codes for MFFLQSRRVVTPEGVRPAKILVNGTVMLVANYGETVNFGRPMEIEVHDLGDLVISPGVIDAHVHVNDPGSDWEGFESATRAAAAGGVTTLVDMPLNSLPVTTTIAALKAKQEASRRKLWVDVGLYGGLVQGNADQMQDLCDAGVLGVKCFLCHSGLDEFPNALEADLRQAMPILAKARIPLLVHAELLSSPAPAVVDPRSFAQFVASRPEKWELDAIQLMLNLCRETGCQVHIVHLATGAALPMLAAAKQEGLPITVETCPHYLFFENTTVADGDTRFKCAPPIRAGAAAQLWQGLLDGVIDTIGSDHSPCPPEMKHLDTGDFTQAWGGIASLQLTLPAVWTFMRRHGCEDLSLVTKWLTTEPAKLVGIEVRKGQITAGFDADLIVWDPDAKWKVEASELLHRQPITPYDGCEMTGKVVRTYVRGQQVFRDGHLLRQPFAKVLKPWWQGQ; via the coding sequence ATGTTTTTTCTGCAAAGTCGTCGCGTCGTAACGCCAGAAGGAGTGCGCCCGGCGAAGATTCTTGTAAACGGCACCGTGATGCTGGTTGCCAACTACGGCGAAACTGTCAATTTCGGACGGCCAATGGAGATTGAAGTCCACGACCTCGGTGATCTCGTCATTTCGCCCGGGGTAATTGACGCTCACGTCCACGTCAACGATCCGGGTAGCGACTGGGAAGGATTCGAATCGGCCACGCGGGCTGCTGCGGCCGGCGGTGTGACCACGCTCGTCGACATGCCGCTCAACAGTCTGCCGGTGACAACGACGATCGCTGCCTTGAAAGCTAAGCAAGAAGCATCGCGGCGCAAGTTGTGGGTCGATGTAGGGCTGTATGGCGGATTGGTGCAAGGCAATGCCGATCAAATGCAGGACTTGTGCGACGCCGGCGTGCTCGGTGTGAAATGCTTCTTGTGTCATTCGGGGCTCGATGAGTTTCCGAACGCGCTCGAAGCCGATCTGCGGCAAGCCATGCCGATTCTGGCGAAAGCCAGAATTCCCCTGCTCGTGCATGCGGAACTGTTAAGTTCGCCGGCGCCTGCCGTTGTTGATCCTCGCTCTTTCGCACAGTTCGTCGCATCGCGGCCTGAGAAGTGGGAATTGGATGCGATTCAGCTGATGCTTAATTTGTGCCGCGAAACGGGATGTCAGGTGCATATCGTGCATCTGGCCACCGGCGCCGCACTGCCGATGCTGGCCGCAGCGAAGCAGGAAGGCCTGCCGATCACGGTCGAGACTTGTCCGCATTATCTGTTCTTCGAAAACACGACTGTTGCCGATGGCGACACACGCTTCAAGTGCGCGCCGCCCATTCGCGCAGGTGCAGCCGCCCAGTTGTGGCAAGGTTTGCTCGATGGTGTGATCGATACGATCGGCTCCGATCATTCGCCGTGTCCGCCAGAGATGAAGCATCTCGATACCGGCGACTTCACGCAGGCGTGGGGTGGAATTGCTTCGTTACAATTGACATTGCCCGCGGTGTGGACGTTCATGAGACGTCATGGCTGCGAGGATCTGTCGCTGGTCACAAAATGGCTGACGACCGAACCAGCGAAACTTGTCGGCATCGAAGTTCGCAAGGGGCAAATCACCGCCGGTTTCGATGCCGACCTGATCGTCTGGGATCCAGACGCAAAGTGGAAGGTCGAAGCGAGCGAGTTGCTGCACCGCCAACCGATCACACCCTACGACGGCTGCGAAATGACGGGCAAAGTGGTGCGAACCTACGTGCGCGGTCAGCAAGTGTTTCGTGATGGCCATCTGCTCAGGCAGCCATTCGCAAAGGTGCTCAAGCCGTGGTGGCAAGGACAGTAA
- the uraD gene encoding 2-oxo-4-hydroxy-4-carboxy-5-ureidoimidazoline decarboxylase: MNVASTLNSLDAAPARDALQKCCAAPQWAEQMLARRPFATDEEVTHAAVDIWWSLNRNEWLAAFAAHPKIGDPASLRAKYANTSHWASNEQAGVAAAAEQTLQELADYNQRYEQRFGYIFIVCATGKSAAEMLALLKGRIDNDAESEIKVAAGEQLKITLLRLQKV, encoded by the coding sequence ATGAATGTCGCCAGCACTCTCAATTCGCTCGACGCGGCCCCTGCCCGCGATGCTCTCCAAAAATGCTGCGCCGCGCCGCAGTGGGCTGAACAGATGCTCGCGCGCCGGCCATTCGCCACCGATGAAGAAGTAACTCACGCCGCAGTCGACATCTGGTGGTCGCTCAATCGCAACGAGTGGCTCGCCGCTTTCGCCGCGCATCCCAAGATCGGTGATCCGGCCAGCTTGCGGGCCAAGTATGCGAATACTTCGCACTGGGCCAGCAACGAACAAGCAGGCGTTGCTGCCGCGGCCGAACAAACGTTGCAGGAACTCGCCGATTACAATCAGCGGTACGAACAGCGGTTTGGCTACATCTTTATCGTGTGCGCCACCGGCAAGAGTGCAGCCGAGATGCTTGCGCTGCTCAAAGGACGCATCGACAACGATGCTGAATCGGAGATCAAAGTCGCCGCTGGCGAGCAACTGAAAATCACTTTGCTGCGGCTGCAAAAAGTGTAG
- the uraH gene encoding hydroxyisourate hydrolase codes for MTTKSPITTHILDVARGKPAVGVAVRLEGLETSNQWRLIGEGTTNADGRVTDLMQPGSLLAGQYRLIFATADYFAGQQIAAFYPQVTIEFSVAAPAEHYHVPLLLSPFGYSTYRGS; via the coding sequence ATGACCACCAAAAGCCCCATCACCACCCACATCCTCGACGTCGCCCGCGGCAAACCAGCCGTGGGAGTTGCCGTTCGTTTGGAAGGGCTCGAAACGTCGAATCAGTGGCGGTTGATCGGCGAGGGAACGACCAACGCCGATGGCCGCGTGACCGATCTCATGCAGCCAGGTTCGCTGCTGGCCGGGCAATATCGGCTGATCTTCGCCACGGCCGATTACTTTGCCGGCCAGCAGATTGCGGCCTTTTACCCGCAAGTAACGATCGAATTCAGCGTCGCGGCCCCCGCCGAGCACTACCACGTGCCGCTGCTCCTCAGCCCGTTTGGCTATTCGACGTATCGGGGCAGTTAG